The genome window GTCCCGGACCAGAGCATGAACATAGACCGTGTGGAACGGCTCCGTCTTCATGAAATGCAGCGTCATCATCATCATTCGGGCAACCCAGAAGAAGATGATATCAAAGCCCGTGACCAGCACATCTGTCGGGTGGAAGCGCTGCAGTTCCGGCGTCTGTTCCGGCCAGCCGAGGGTCGAGAAGGTCCACAGCGCTGACGAGAACCAGGTGTCCAGAACGTCGGGGTCGCGGGTCAGTTCGACACTCTCCCCATAATGGGCATTTGCCTCGGCCTGAGCCTCTTCCTCCGACATGGCGACGAAGACCTTGCCATCCGGCCCGTACCAGGCCGGAATGCGATGCCCCCACCACAACTGCCGCGAGATGCACCACGGTTGGATGTTGCGCATCCATTCGTAATAGGTCTTCGTCCAGTTTTCCGGGACGAACTTGGTACGGCCCTGTTCGACGGACTCGATGGCCGGTTTCGCCAGGGTCTTGGCGTCGACATACCATTGATCGGTCAGATACGGCTCGATCGGCACACCGCCGCGATCACCGTAGGGAATGGTGTGCTGCAGGTCTTCGATCTTCTCCAGCAGCCCCAACGCGTCGAGGTCTTCGACGATCTGCTTGCGCGCCACAAAACGGTCCATGCCCCGATATTTCTCGGGCACATTGTCGTTCAGCGTCGCCTGCGGGGTCAGGATGTTGATCATCTCCAACCCCTGACGCTTGCCGACTTCGAAGTCGTTGAAGTCATGCGCCGGCGTCATCTTCACCGCCCCGGATCCCTGTTCTGGATCGGCGTATTCGTCGGCGACGATCGGAATGCGACGACCGACCAAGGGCAGAACACAATGCTTGCCGATCAGGTGCTTGTAACGCTCGTCCTCGGGGTGGACCGCCACGCCGGTATCGCCCAGCATGGTCTCTGGGCGGGTCGTACCGACGGTCAGGAAAACTCCATCCTCGCCTTCCACCGGATAGCGGAAGAACCACATATTCCCCTTGGTTTCGACCTGCTGGACTTCCAGATCGGAAATCGCCGTCTCCAGGGCCGGGTCCCAGTTCACCAGGCGCTGATCCTTATAGATCAGCCCGTCCTTGTATAGGTCGACGAAGACTTTCAGGACGGCGGCGCTAAGCCCCTCGTCCATTGTAAACCGCTCGCGGCGCCAGTCGCAGGATGCGCCCAGGCGGCGCAACTGGCGGGAAATCGTACCGCCACTTTCGGCCTTCCATTCCCAGACCTTATCGATGAAGGCGTCCCGGCCCATTTCGCGGCGTGACTGATTGCCTTCCTTGGCCAGTTTCCGCTCGACAACCATCTGGGTCGCGATGCCGGCGTGATCCATGCCGGGCTGCCAAAGGGCGTCCTTGCCGATCATGCGGTTGTAACGGATCAGGACGTCCTGAATCGTGTTGTTCAGGGCGTGCCCCATGTGAAGGCTGCCGGTTACATTGGGCGGCGGGATAACAATGGTGAAAGGATCGGCGTCCGGACGCCGTCCACATTCGAAATGACCGCCTTCTTCCCAGCGCTGATAATGCGCGCCCTCGACCGCGTCGGGCCGGTAGGTCTTGTCCAGCATCGAACACCTTCAAACGATAGAGATTCCGTCGAACGCGACGGTTATAAGGCTTGCGCCGGGCAGGTCAAATCCTGCCGAGACGCGGACATGAAAAAGCCCCCGAAATCGGGGGCCTTCTCCCTGCCAATCGGCAGAATCCCACTTTCCTAATCCTCGTCGTCCCAACGTTTGCGGGCACGATGCGACATCTTCTGGATTTCCTCCTGAACCAGCCGCTCGACGAGCCCGGGAAGATTCTCGTCCAGCCAGGACCGCAGCATCGGCCGCAGCAGCCCCTTGACGATGTCCTCCAGCGTTTCGCCGGCCTGCCCCATGCGAATCGAACGCTCGAGGGCCGCGAACTGGTGCACGCCATAGTCTTCGGTCCGGTCGGAAATGATCCGGTCGTCATCGTCCGAGAGCGCCGCGGGCATCGGTGCCGGGGCCGGCTCCGGCTCGGGTGGTGGCGGCGGCGGAGGCGGCGGTTCCTCTTCCTCGAACTCGTCTTCCATGTCGACAAGTTCGATATCCGGCGGCTCCGGCTCAACCTCGTCGTCGAGTTCCAGAGGCTCCTCGTCCTCCAACTCGTCATCAAGCTCGAGCGGTTCTTCCTCTGGCTCTGGCTCTGGCTCTGGCTCTGGTTCCGGCTCAGGCTCAGGCTCGGGCTCTGGTTCCGGCTCAGGCTCCGGCTCGGGTTCGGGCTCCGGTTCAGGTTCCGGCTCCGGCGCGGCCTGCTTCTGGGGTTCTTCCTCACCGTCTTCCGAAATGATCTTTCGGATCGACGCGAGGATTTCCTCCATCGAAGGTTCTTGGTTGTCGCTCATCGTTTCGTCACCGTTCCTGAAAAGACCGGAGCACACCCCCGACGGTAAGCATACGCCGATTCCCCGCTCGTCATCCGAAAAAGCACAAGCGGATCAATGGGGAGCCTGCCCGATTCCGGTCAGTCTCCGCAAGCAGACTTTGATGAGTCGGGGGCGTGTCCCCTGCCCGTCAGGGCTGGACCGAACGGGCCGAAGCGTCGCTGTCGTGAGGTTCGACCTCTCCGCCGACACCCCACCATTGATCCTTCACGTCATCGTAATGGCGGCTGGGATCGTAGATATCCACATCGAGCGCCAGATCCTGCGCCGTCAGCGATCCGACGGCGGCGATCAGTTCGAAACGCGCGACCGTCTCGTCCCGTTCCGCCTGAACGAGACTCACCCGGGCATCCAGCAGTTCCTGCTCGGCATCCAGAACGTCGAGAACCGTTCGCTGACCGACCAGTTCCTCCTGCTGCACCCCTTCCAGCGCGATTTCCGCGGCGCGGACCTCTTCCCGAATTGCGGTAATCGTGGCCACGACCGATCGATAGGTCTCCCAGGCGCTCAGCGCCTGTTCACTGGCATCGCGACGGGCGGCTTCGATCTGCATCTTTGCCTGCGCAGCGGTCATCTTGGCGCCACGCACCTGGCTGGTCTCAAAACCCTGCTGATAGATCGGTACCGTCAACTGCGCGGCGATCTGGTAGTTGCGATTGCGTGACCCTTCGGACGTCTTCTCCCAGTCTCGGGAGGCGGTACCGATGATATCCACTTTGGGCAACAAATCCGCATACTGCGAATCGATGTCATGCAGGGCCGACCGCCGTGAGTAGATCGCACTCAGAACCGATGGGTTGCGTTGAACCGCCAGCGACTTTGCCTCGTCCCGGCCGCTTGGAAGCTCCGGATTCAGGGTCGGACGGCTCAAATTGGCAGGCGCAAGGCCGATGATTTCCTCAAAGACCGCACGGCTGACCTCCAGATTGCCTTCCGCCGACAATTGATCCGAGCGCGCCCGCGCAATGCGCGACTCCGCCTGCGCGACGTCGGTCAGGGTCGCAACGCCGGCGTCATACCGATCACTGGTCGCTTCAAGCTGCCGCTGGAGGCGCAGGACGTTCTGCTCATTCAGGTCGACCACCGCCGTGTCCCGCAGCACATCCATATAGGCCGTAACCGCCTGCAGAAGCACGCTTTGCTCGGTCGATGTCAGTTCCGCCCGGCTCGTCAGGACGTCCGCCTTGGCCCCTTCGACCGCCGCTTCGGTGCCGCCGCCATTATAGACGTTCTGGGTAATCTGCAGTTCGATCCCCTGCGTCGTGCGGGTCGAATCGGTCCGCGAAAGACGCGTTCGCGCCCGAGAACGCAATAGGCCGGCGTCAGCGACCAGTTCAACATTCGGGCGCCAGCCGGACTTCGCCTGCGGCACGCCTTCATCGGTTGCGCGAACCTGGGCGCGCTGGGCCTGAAGCGTCGGGTTGCTCAGATAGGCCTCGGCGAGGGCCTCTTCCAGGGTCTGGGCGGAAACAGCATTGGACACGGCGCCTACTGCCAGAAAAGCCACCGCAGCCGATGCCGACAGAAGCCCGAAACGCAAACCAACTTTTTTCATAGCCCCTGGCCCCTCTCGGCACCCTTCTGCCGCATCGTGTCAAAACTGCGGCTCATATATGGTCCGGCGCCCGACATTACTACCCGAAATCGCAATCAGGCGTACCGGAGTCTCTCAAAAAACGAAAGCTGGTGCTTTCTGAAACCCGGGCAGCGATTTGACGGTGGCATCGAACAATGTCCGCGGCGTGGTCACGCCATTGCGCTTACCATACAGCATCGCCCGACCGATCCCATTGTCACCATTGACGATCGCCATCAAGCGACCGCCCTCCGCCAACTGGTCAATCAGCGTGTCCGGCACCTCATCCACAGCGCCGGCCAGGATGATGACATCGTAGGGACCTTCCTTCGGATATCCCTGCTTCAACGGACCTTCAACCGCGACCACATTGTCCAAAGCCAGTTCCGTAAGGGCCTCGCCCATTTCCTTCACCAGATCGGCATCGCTCTCCAGGGCGAAGACGGAGCGGCAAAGCCGACCGAGCACCGCGGCCGAATAGCCCATCCCGGCACCGACAACGAGAGCATTGTCCTTTTCCTGCGGCCACGCTTCGTGGATCAGGCGCGCCATCGGCATCGGCGGCATCATCCACCGGTCCTTGGCGATCTCGACATGCTCGTCCACATAGGCTTGAGCCCGGCGGGACGTCGGCAGGAAACGCTCCCGCGGAATACTGCGCAGGGCGTCGAGTACCCCGGGTGCGGTAACCTTGTTCGTCCGCAACTGAGATTCGACCATGTTTCGGCGCGCTAGGGCGAAATCCATGTTCCTGACCCATCCTGATACTGTGTTGTTACGCCCCTGCTTTATAAGTTCCCGCACGTTCCTTGGCAACGCGCGATGGCGCGGCGTTACGGCCGGCAGACACCTTTCTTGACCGAGGTTCCGGGTAAGGCTATAGACGCGCCTCCGGACAGTTTCGATCCACCGGATCGGCACGAAATCCGGTGAGGCGCGATGGCGGAGTGGTTACGCAGCGGCCTGCAAAGCCGTGTACGCCGGTTCGATTCCGGCTCGCGCCTCCAAATCCCTCCCCGTTCCGAAATGCACACTCCTGACGGTACCTGTCAGGAGACCGCCGATCGCTTCATGGCGCCCGACACCATCGCCATGGTAGTATTCGTTGATGAAGATGTCCGAAATCGTCATCGACCGGCAGATCGGTACACCGGAGCGGGGGCCCTATCCACCGTCTCTGAATGACATCCTGTCTGCACCGATGGCCGAGGCGGCTTTCTCTGAAATGTCGTCCTGGGACGAATACGCCCCAACGCCGTTGCGCCAACTGCCTTCATTGGCCCACGCCCTTCAGCTCAGCGCACTGACCTACAAGGACGAGGGACAGCGTTTCGACCTCGGCAGTTTCCGAGCGCTTGGCGGTGCGTATGCAGTTCTGCGTCTCGCGGTCGGCCATTTGGAAGGGATGACCGGCACCCGCCCTTCCCTGTCTTCCATCCATGGCGGCGCCTATGTAGACGCCCTCGGCTCCATGACGGTTGCGGCCGCAACGGACGGCAATCACGGTCCTTCGGTCGCATGGGGTGCCCGGCTGGCCGGCTACAAATGCCGGATCTATCTGCCGAAGAGCGCATCACCGGCACTACGCGACAGGATCGCCGCGCAGGGGGCGACGGTCACGGTTGTGGATGGTGGACTTGAGGCCGCCGACCGGGTTTGCGTCGACGCGGCCAGGGCGGAGGGCTGGGCCGTCGTATCGGACAGTTCGTATGGTGGGCGAAGCACCGTCCCTGGAGAGGTTCTGGCCGGCTACAGTGTCGTCGCCTCCGAAACGCTTGCCCAAAGCTCGGCCCCCGCGACCCATGTTTTCGTTCAGGCCGGCATCGGGGGCCTGGCCGCATCCGTCGCCGCCCGGTTATGGCAGGTGCTGGGTAGCCGGCGCCCCAAGCTTATCATCGTTGAAGCAGCGGATTCCGCGCGAATGATCGACCGTTTTCGGTCATCGAACGACCGAGCCCCCTGGGGCCCTCCCCTCACCGGGTCGGAACCTTCGGACATGTCTCAGCTGGCCTGGGAAGTCCTGTCCCGCGCCGGACACGCCTTTCTGACCGTCGACCGCCGCGCGGAGGGACCGGTGACAAGATTGCTGGCTGACGGCGCTGCGGAAGTGCCGGTGTCCGCGGGCGAAACCGCAGGATTGGGTCTCCTCGCGATTATCGGAGCGGCATCGGATCCGTCTCTGCGGGAGATGCTGGATCTGGGGACGGACAGTCGTGTTCTGACGATCGGCAGCGAGCGGCCCCATGACGAAGAAGAGGCCTCAGCGATGCTCAACACATCAGATCCACGGGACGATGCGCGGCTCTCCGATCTGCACTATCCAAATCCGTAGAGATTCAGGCCGGCGATGATGACCGCCAACAATGCCGTAGCCGTGATTCCGAACGGGCCGTTCCACCGCCAAGCGACCGTCCAGCCGCTGCGCCCGGTTACGCGGGCCATGTAGAGAACGGTGGCCGAAAACGGCGAAACATTGGTTCCCTGCCCCCACATGACCATCAGCGCGAGCGCCAGAATCGCGGGAGAAACACCGATGACGTCCGGAGTCAGAATGGAGGTTACCAGGACGACCGTGACGACCGGATGCAGGCCTGCAGCACTCAGAACCGCATAGCCGATCATAATCATGACCAGCATCATCGTCGGAGCGATGGGCAGGGTCGTCCCCGCAGCGTCCGCATCCGGAATCAGGGCCGCGACTCCTACCCCCAGAACATTCGCACCGGTAAACAGCAATGCCTCTCCCCGCAGTCCCGGCAGACCGGACACCACCCTTCGCACAACGGCGGAGGGTCCCGGCCCCGCGCCGGCCCGGTGGATTTGTTGCGACCAGATCAGGGCATAGACCGGTGCCGTGACCGCCAGGGCGACCGGAATCGACCAGCCGAGCCCTTCCACAAATCCGATGATGCAGCCGAACAGGCTGCAAAGAATCAGGAAAAGGCGCCCCCATACGACCGCCGGCATGCCCGTGACCTTCTGCCCCGCACCGCCGGGCGGGTTTGCCACGGACGGCGTCGCGCGGCGTGCGAACAAGCGGTCGAACGACCAACTCCAGGCCAATAGCAGCAGGGCGATCAGAAACCCGATCGGGCCGACATCGACCCAACTGACCCCTGGTACCGAGGCAATGATGACCGCGGTACCGACATAAAGCGGCGACCAGCATGTGCCGGCCCCAAAGCCCTGTATCATGGCCCGGCCAAGCCGCTTTTGAAGCCGCTCCTCCTTGCCGCTCTCCACCATCGGGGTGAGCAATGAGAGACCGGCAAGGTTGAATGCCACGCCGAGAAAATGGCCGACCGCGGCCACCCAGGCGAAGCGCCGACCGGGCGGCTGACGCAGCACGGTCTCCCGAACCGCCAGCAGGGACGGGCTTTGTCCGGAGGGTACCTGCAGCCATGCGACGGAGGCGAACAGGAGGAGGAACGGCAAGGTCTTCTCGAGGCCCAGCCGTAGAGTTGCGATCGGATCGGGTGTGAGTGCCGCCGCCCCAATCCCGCCGCATAGCAGGGCCGTTCCAACCCCGCGCTGAAGGCCAGGAATTCTCGAAAACTCGAGAAGCAGGAAGAGCACCACCAATCCCGCCGCGATCGCACCAAGCCATGACAGTGACAGCAGCGAGGTCGCCACTGTCAGGATCGCGATGAGCAGGAAGAGAATGGTTGATACGGTCTCGCGTAACATGCAGCCGCAGTCTTGCCGCGGAAGGCCGGTCTGGGTAGCCCCTTTTTGGACACATCAGCTTGTCCGGCAGGTGAACTATCCCCCTTCTTTGACCAACCGGACACAATCGGGGGCACCGCCGCGAATGGTGTCCGCGATCGCCTTCATCAAGCGCCGGCGCGGCGATGTCGCCCGGAACACCAGGCGCATCCGCCGGGCGCTGGCTTCCCCCTTGCCGGCATCGTCGAAGGCCCGCACCGCAATCCCGCTCTGCATCAAGGGCGTCGCATGGGCTGTCCGCGCTGGAACCAGCGTGATCCCGACACCGGCGGATACGATGTTCAAAATCGTTTCAAGGCTGGTGGCCTGCAGTTCGGCGCCGGCCGCCACACCTGTAGGAACGCGACAGAAACTCAACGCCTGAACCCGGAAACAGTGCCCTTCACTCAGCAGCAGCAGTTCGTCCGGATCAATCGAAGTCGGCGTCAGGTGTCTTGCGGTGGCAAGCCTATGCCGCTCGGGACAGGCCAACAGGAATGGCTCGTCATACAGCTGAATTTCGTCGAATGCCTGTCCGGGCACCTCCGTTGCCAGGATAGCCGCGTCGATGGCGCCCCTTTCCAGACGTGCGATCAGACCATCCGTCAGGTCCTCCACGAAACCGTGCTTCATTTGCGGCAGACTGTCCCGTAACCCGCGGACAATGTCCGGGATCAATGCAGGTGCGGCGGTCGGTATGACGCCAATCGCGACATGCCCGGAGAACGGGTCGCGATGGGATTCCGCCGTTCGTTTGATATCCGTCGCCGCCTGCTTGATGCGGCGCGCGATGGGCAGAATGTCGCCACCGGCCGGCGTCAGCCGAACGGACCGATTGCTGCGCTCGAACAGCACGACGCCAAGCTCTTCCTCCAGCTTCTTGATTTGCGCGGATAACGTCGGCTGGCTCACGTGGCATGCCTCGGCGGCCCGGCCGAAATGAGACATATCGGCAACCGCACAGAAGTAGATCATGTCCCGAAGATTCATGACACCCTCATAATCGTTAATTCCTATCGATTCTATACAATCAATCAATTTCACATATCAATTGGCAACTTGTAGCCTGACTTCAGAAAGTGACCCATCGGTCCCTTCGAAACGACTGAAAGGAATGCTTCCATGTCCAAGGAACCTGCCTCCTCCAAGTGCCCGGTGATGACCACGACGGCCGGCGCGCCTGTGGCCGACAACCAGAACAGTGCGACGGCCGGTCCACGTGGGCCGCTGCTTCTTCAGGACTACCAGTTGATCGAAAAACTGGCGCATCAGAACCGGGAGCGGATTCCGGAGCGTGTGGTTCACGCGAAGGGCTGGGGTGCGTACGGGACTTTCACCGTAACCCGGGACATCACGCGCTACACCAAGGCAAAGATCTTCTCGCAGGTCGGCAAGCAGACTGACCTTATCTCGCGTTTCTCCACGGTCGCCGGCGAACTGGGCGCGGCCGATGCGGAACGCGATGTACGCGGCTTTGCCCTGAAGTTCTACACCGAGGAGGGAAATTGGGACATGGTCGGCAACAATACGCCGGTCTTCTTCCTGCGCGACCCGCAGAAATTCCCGGATTTCATCCACACCCAAAAGCGTCATCCGAAAACCAACCTGCGGTCCGCCACGGCAATGTGGGATTACTGGTCACAGAGCCCGGAAGCCCTGCATCAGGTGACGATCCTGATGTCAGACCGCGGCATTCCCCGCGCACCGATGTACATGAACGGCTACGGCAGCCACACGTATTCCTTCATCAATGCCGAGAATGAGCGGTTCTGGGTCAAGTTCCACTTCAAGACCCAGCAGGGGCACCGCCACTTCACCGACGCCGAATCCGCGGAAGAGATCGGCCGCAGCCGCGAAACCTATCAGGAAGCCCTCTTCGGTGCGATCGAGAAAGGCGCGTTCCCGAAGTGGACGGTTCATGTTCAGGTCATGCCGGAAGACGAGGCGGACAAGACGCCCTACAACCCGTTCGACCTTACCAAGGTTTGGCCCCATGGCGACTATCCGCTTATCGAGGTCGGAGAGATCGAGCTGAACCGAAACCCGGAGAACTACTTCCAGGAGGTTGAAAACGCCGCATATTCGCCGTCCAACATCGTGCCAGGGATCGGCTTCTCGCCGGACAAGGTGCTGCAGGCGCGCATCTTCTCCTATGCGGATGCCCATCGCTACAGACTCGGGACGCATTACGAAGCCCTGCCGGTCAACCGGCCGCGCTGCCCGGTGCATCATTACCACAAGGATGGCCAGATGAACTTCATGCCGCCCTCCGCCACACCGGACGCCTATTACGAGCCGAACAGCATGGGCGGTCCGAAGCAGGCCCCGGAATTCCGGGAGCCACCGTTGAAGATCTCCGGCGACGCGGATCGTTTCGACCACCGGGAAGGCAATGACGACTATAGTCAGCCGCGTGCACTGTTCCTGATGTTCGACGATGGGCAAAAGGAACGCCTATTCGATGCCATTGCCGGGTCGATGGCCGGGGTACCAGAAGAAAT of Alphaproteobacteria bacterium contains these proteins:
- a CDS encoding DUF2497 domain-containing protein; its protein translation is MSDNQEPSMEEILASIRKIISEDGEEEPQKQAAPEPEPEPEPEPEPEPEPEPEPEPEPEPEPEPEPEPEPEEEPLELDDELEDEEPLELDDEVEPEPPDIELVDMEDEFEEEEPPPPPPPPPEPEPAPAPMPAALSDDDDRIISDRTEDYGVHQFAALERSIRMGQAGETLEDIVKGLLRPMLRSWLDENLPGLVERLVQEEIQKMSHRARKRWDDED
- a CDS encoding diaminopropionate ammonia-lyase codes for the protein MKMSEIVIDRQIGTPERGPYPPSLNDILSAPMAEAAFSEMSSWDEYAPTPLRQLPSLAHALQLSALTYKDEGQRFDLGSFRALGGAYAVLRLAVGHLEGMTGTRPSLSSIHGGAYVDALGSMTVAAATDGNHGPSVAWGARLAGYKCRIYLPKSASPALRDRIAAQGATVTVVDGGLEAADRVCVDAARAEGWAVVSDSSYGGRSTVPGEVLAGYSVVASETLAQSSAPATHVFVQAGIGGLAASVAARLWQVLGSRRPKLIIVEAADSARMIDRFRSSNDRAPWGPPLTGSEPSDMSQLAWEVLSRAGHAFLTVDRRAEGPVTRLLADGAAEVPVSAGETAGLGLLAIIGAASDPSLREMLDLGTDSRVLTIGSERPHDEEEASAMLNTSDPRDDARLSDLHYPNP
- a CDS encoding LysR substrate-binding domain-containing protein; translated protein: MNLRDMIYFCAVADMSHFGRAAEACHVSQPTLSAQIKKLEEELGVVLFERSNRSVRLTPAGGDILPIARRIKQAATDIKRTAESHRDPFSGHVAIGVIPTAAPALIPDIVRGLRDSLPQMKHGFVEDLTDGLIARLERGAIDAAILATEVPGQAFDEIQLYDEPFLLACPERHRLATARHLTPTSIDPDELLLLSEGHCFRVQALSFCRVPTGVAAGAELQATSLETILNIVSAGVGITLVPARTAHATPLMQSGIAVRAFDDAGKGEASARRMRLVFRATSPRRRLMKAIADTIRGGAPDCVRLVKEGG
- a CDS encoding catalase — protein: MTTTAGAPVADNQNSATAGPRGPLLLQDYQLIEKLAHQNRERIPERVVHAKGWGAYGTFTVTRDITRYTKAKIFSQVGKQTDLISRFSTVAGELGAADAERDVRGFALKFYTEEGNWDMVGNNTPVFFLRDPQKFPDFIHTQKRHPKTNLRSATAMWDYWSQSPEALHQVTILMSDRGIPRAPMYMNGYGSHTYSFINAENERFWVKFHFKTQQGHRHFTDAESAEEIGRSRETYQEALFGAIEKGAFPKWTVHVQVMPEDEADKTPYNPFDLTKVWPHGDYPLIEVGEIELNRNPENYFQEVENAAYSPSNIVPGIGFSPDKVLQARIFSYADAHRYRLGTHYEALPVNRPRCPVHHYHKDGQMNFMPPSATPDAYYEPNSMGGPKQAPEFREPPLKISGDADRFDHREGNDDYSQPRALFLMFDDGQKERLFDAIAGSMAGVPEEILIRALAHFARIHPDYAGGIAKRVGLPVPTVT
- a CDS encoding protein-L-isoaspartate O-methyltransferase, with the protein product MDFALARRNMVESQLRTNKVTAPGVLDALRSIPRERFLPTSRRAQAYVDEHVEIAKDRWMMPPMPMARLIHEAWPQEKDNALVVGAGMGYSAAVLGRLCRSVFALESDADLVKEMGEALTELALDNVVAVEGPLKQGYPKEGPYDVIILAGAVDEVPDTLIDQLAEGGRLMAIVNGDNGIGRAMLYGKRNGVTTPRTLFDATVKSLPGFQKAPAFVF
- a CDS encoding TolC family outer membrane protein, encoding MKKVGLRFGLLSASAAVAFLAVGAVSNAVSAQTLEEALAEAYLSNPTLQAQRAQVRATDEGVPQAKSGWRPNVELVADAGLLRSRARTRLSRTDSTRTTQGIELQITQNVYNGGGTEAAVEGAKADVLTSRAELTSTEQSVLLQAVTAYMDVLRDTAVVDLNEQNVLRLQRQLEATSDRYDAGVATLTDVAQAESRIARARSDQLSAEGNLEVSRAVFEEIIGLAPANLSRPTLNPELPSGRDEAKSLAVQRNPSVLSAIYSRRSALHDIDSQYADLLPKVDIIGTASRDWEKTSEGSRNRNYQIAAQLTVPIYQQGFETSQVRGAKMTAAQAKMQIEAARRDASEQALSAWETYRSVVATITAIREEVRAAEIALEGVQQEELVGQRTVLDVLDAEQELLDARVSLVQAERDETVARFELIAAVGSLTAQDLALDVDIYDPSRHYDDVKDQWWGVGGEVEPHDSDASARSVQP
- a CDS encoding valine--tRNA ligase, with protein sequence MLDKTYRPDAVEGAHYQRWEEGGHFECGRRPDADPFTIVIPPPNVTGSLHMGHALNNTIQDVLIRYNRMIGKDALWQPGMDHAGIATQMVVERKLAKEGNQSRREMGRDAFIDKVWEWKAESGGTISRQLRRLGASCDWRRERFTMDEGLSAAVLKVFVDLYKDGLIYKDQRLVNWDPALETAISDLEVQQVETKGNMWFFRYPVEGEDGVFLTVGTTRPETMLGDTGVAVHPEDERYKHLIGKHCVLPLVGRRIPIVADEYADPEQGSGAVKMTPAHDFNDFEVGKRQGLEMINILTPQATLNDNVPEKYRGMDRFVARKQIVEDLDALGLLEKIEDLQHTIPYGDRGGVPIEPYLTDQWYVDAKTLAKPAIESVEQGRTKFVPENWTKTYYEWMRNIQPWCISRQLWWGHRIPAWYGPDGKVFVAMSEEEAQAEANAHYGESVELTRDPDVLDTWFSSALWTFSTLGWPEQTPELQRFHPTDVLVTGFDIIFFWVARMMMMTLHFMKTEPFHTVYVHALVRDEKGQKMSKSKGNIIDPLELIDEYGADSLRFTLIALAAAGRDIKLSSQRVEGYRNFMTKLWNAARFCEANDCALDPAYDPKAASHTLNRWILGELGKTRDAVTAAIEGYRFNEAAGAVYSFVWGTFCDWYIEFAKPLFAGDDAAVAEETRKTAAYVQEQILRLMHPVAPFITSELWDNLKGEGADPLCDSAWPLLGASDLVDPAAEKEMGWVVRLISEIRSARSEMNVPPGTKVALAIQGMREEARGWLASHGALIERLARVDSVSHVDSMPEGAIQLIVDEATIGIPLAGVIDLAAERQRLEKAIAKADSEIAKTEKKLGNEKFVANAPEEVVQENRDRLAEEKAQREKLADALARIRAAE